From Ignavibacteriota bacterium, the proteins below share one genomic window:
- a CDS encoding sigma-54-dependent Fis family transcriptional regulator, with product MNDRILVVDDERGIREMLRMTLEYEGFTVHEADTGAGALEALGGAQFDAVLLDVKMPGLDGMETLAKIRERDDAVPVIILTGHGSIETAVEATRRGAFDFLSKPPDREKILITLRNALTQTQLLRENQRMRREIEGTDDIIGTSKAITDLMSTVERVAPAEAFVLITGENGSGKELIARAVHRRSARAGKPLVEVNCAAIPSELIESELFGHEKGSFTGATNQRIGKFEQAHTGTILLDEIGDMSLAAQAKVLRVLEEGTFERVGGNRLITVDVRVIAATNKVLQTEIKEGRFREDLFHRLNVIPLHVPPLRERREDIPLLIAHFLQDAAKRNKLPVRPVDREAVSALREMHWPGNVRELRNAVERLAILVAGPITLADVQRFVEGSSDAIDALFSAEMTFQEFKDKAEALFLGAQLERFQWNVSRTADELDIQRSHLYTKIKKYGLMRDVPED from the coding sequence ATGAACGATCGCATCCTGGTTGTAGACGACGAACGCGGCATCCGCGAGATGCTCCGCATGACGCTCGAGTACGAGGGTTTCACCGTGCACGAGGCCGACACGGGCGCGGGCGCCCTCGAGGCGCTTGGCGGCGCGCAGTTCGATGCCGTGCTTCTCGACGTGAAAATGCCCGGCCTCGACGGAATGGAGACACTGGCGAAGATACGCGAGCGCGACGACGCCGTGCCGGTGATCATACTCACGGGGCACGGATCAATCGAGACGGCCGTCGAGGCGACGCGGCGCGGCGCCTTCGACTTCCTCTCCAAGCCGCCCGACCGCGAGAAAATCCTCATCACGCTTCGCAACGCGCTGACGCAGACGCAACTCCTGCGTGAGAACCAGCGCATGCGTCGCGAGATCGAGGGCACCGACGACATCATCGGGACGTCGAAAGCGATCACCGACCTGATGTCCACCGTCGAGCGTGTCGCGCCCGCCGAGGCCTTCGTGTTGATCACAGGTGAGAACGGCAGTGGCAAGGAACTGATCGCGCGCGCGGTGCACCGCCGCAGCGCCCGCGCGGGCAAACCGCTTGTCGAGGTGAACTGCGCCGCGATCCCGTCGGAACTCATCGAGTCCGAACTGTTCGGTCACGAAAAGGGATCGTTCACGGGAGCCACGAATCAGCGCATCGGAAAATTCGAGCAGGCGCACACGGGCACAATACTGCTAGACGAGATTGGCGACATGAGTCTCGCGGCGCAGGCGAAAGTGCTGCGTGTGCTGGAGGAGGGCACCTTCGAGCGGGTCGGCGGCAACCGGCTTATCACCGTCGATGTGCGTGTGATCGCCGCGACAAACAAAGTGTTGCAGACCGAGATCAAGGAGGGGCGCTTCCGCGAGGATCTGTTCCACCGGCTCAATGTGATTCCGCTGCACGTGCCGCCTCTGCGCGAGAGGCGCGAGGATATCCCGCTGCTCATCGCCCACTTTCTGCAGGACGCCGCAAAGCGCAACAAACTGCCCGTGCGGCCTGTCGACCGCGAGGCGGTGTCGGCATTGCGCGAGATGCACTGGCCCGGCAATGTGCGCGAATTACGCAACGCGGTCGAACGGCTGGCGATACTCGTGGCCGGACCCATCACGCTGGCCGATGTGCAGCGCTTCGTCGAGGGCAGCTCCGACGCCATCGACGCGCTGTTCAGCGCCGAAATGACGTTTCAGGAATTCAAGGACAAGGCCGAGGCGCTGTTCCTCGGCGCGCAGCTCGAACGGTTTCAGTGGAACGTGAGCCGCACCGCCGACGAACTCGACATACAGCGCAGCCACCTGTACACGAAGATCAAGAAGTACGGACTCATGCGCGACGTGCCGGAGGACTGA
- a CDS encoding DUF4296 domain-containing protein yields the protein MLSFALSACGGDSAPPVPRERLAAAQADALVAAQLLHSDSVARVRTIDSIYRAHGIDTASVRHAAEWYAKHPEERARLYDEIIGRLERRGDSLKRP from the coding sequence GTGCTCTCCTTCGCGCTGTCCGCCTGCGGCGGCGACTCCGCGCCTCCTGTTCCCCGCGAACGCCTGGCGGCCGCGCAGGCCGACGCGCTCGTCGCGGCGCAGCTCCTTCACAGCGACAGCGTCGCGCGCGTGCGCACGATCGACTCGATCTACCGGGCGCACGGCATCGACACCGCGTCGGTGCGGCACGCGGCGGAATGGTACGCGAAACACCCCGAGGAGCGGGCGCGCCTGTACGACGAGATCATCGGGCGACTCGAACGTCGCGGCGATTCGTTGAAGCGGCCCTGA